One region of Camelus bactrianus isolate YW-2024 breed Bactrian camel chromosome 20, ASM4877302v1, whole genome shotgun sequence genomic DNA includes:
- the RXRB gene encoding LOW QUALITY PROTEIN: retinoic acid receptor RXR-beta (The sequence of the model RefSeq protein was modified relative to this genomic sequence to represent the inferred CDS: deleted 2 bases in 1 codon): MSWAARPPFLPQRHAAGQCGPVGVRKEMHCGVASRWRRRRPWLDPAAAAAAAAAAGEQQTPEPEPGEAGRDGMGDSGRDTRSPDSSSPNTLPQGATTPSPPGPPLPASAAASLGGSGAPPPAPMPPPPLGSPFPVISSSMGSPGLPPPAPPGFSGPVSSPQINSTVSLPGGGSGPPEDVKPPVLGVRGLHCPPPPGGPGAGKRLCAICGDRSSGKHYGVYSCEGCKGFFKRTIRKDLTYSCRDNKDCTVDKRQRNRCQYCRYQKCLATGMKREAVQEERQRGKDKDGDGEGAGGAPEEMPVDRILEAELAVEQKSDQGVEGPGGTGGGGSSPNDPVTNICQAADKQLFTLVEWAKRIPHFSSLPLDDQVILLRAGWNELLIASFSHRSIDVRDGILLATGLHVHRNSAHSAGVGAIFDRVLTELVSKMRDMRMDKTELGCLRAIILFNPDAKGLSNPSEVEVLREKVYASLETYCKQKYPEQQGRFAKLLLRLPALRSIGLKCLEHLFFFKLIGDTPIDTFLMEMLEAPHQLA, from the exons ATGTCTTGGGCTGCTCGCCCGCCCTTCCTCCCCCAGCGGCATGCCGCAGGGCAGTGTGGGCCGGTGGGGGTGCGAAAAGAAATGCATTGTGGGGTCGCGTCCCGGTGGCGGCGGCGACGGCCCTGGCTGGATcccgcagcggcggcggcggcggcggcagcagccgGAGAACAACAAACCCCGGAGCCGGAGCCGGGGGAGGCTGGACGGGACGGGATGGGCGACAGCGGGCGGG ATACTCGAAGCCCAGACAGTTCCTCCCCAAATACCCTTCCGCAGGGGGCTACTACCCCTTCTCCTCCTGGGCCGCCCCTACCCGCTTCAGCAGCTGCATCCCTTGGAGGCTCtggagccccacccccagccccgatGCCACCCCCACCACTGGGCTCCCCCTTCCCAGTTATCAGTTCTTCCATGGGGTCCCCCGGTCTgccccctccagctcctccaggatTCTCCGGGCCTGTCAGCAGTCCCCAG ATTAACTCAACAGTGTCGCTCCCTGGGGGTGGGTCTGGCCCCCCTGAAGATGTGAAGCCACCAGTCTTAGGGGTCCGGGGCCTGCACTGTCCACCCCCTCCAGGTGGCCCTGGGGCTGGCAAACGGCTATGTGCAATCTGC GGGGACCGAAGCTCAG GCAAACACTATGGGGTTTACAGCTGTGAGGGCTGCAAAGGCTTCTTCAAGCGCACCATCCGTAAGGACCTGACCTACTCATGCCGGGACAACAAAGACTGCACGGTGGACAAGCGCCAGCGGAACCGCTGTCAGTACTGCCGCTATCAAAAGTGCCTGGCCACTGGCATGAAGAGGGAGG CGGTACAGGAGGAGCGTCAGCGGGGGAAGGACAaagatggggatggggagggggctgggggagccccTGAGGAGATGCCGGTGGACAGGATCCTGGAGGCAGAGCTTGCTGTGGAACAGAAGAGTGACCAGGGCGTTGAGGGTCCTGGGGGAACCGGGGGTGGCGGCAGCAGC ccaAATGACCCAGTGACTAACATCTGTCAGGCAGCTGACAAGCAGCTATTCACGCTTGTTGAGTGGGCGAAGAGGATCCCACACTTTTCCTCCTTGCCGCTGGATGACCAGGTCATACTGCTGCGGGCAG GCTGGAACGAGCTCCTCATTGCCTCCTTCTCTCACCGATCCATTGATGTCCGAGATGGCATCCTCCTCGCCACAGGTCTTCACGTACACCGCAACTCAGCCCATTCCGCAGGCGTGGGAGCCATCTTTGACCG GGTGCTGACAGAGCTAGTGTCCAAAATGCGTGACATGAGGATGGACAAGACAGAACTTGGCTGCCTGAGGGCAATCATTCTGTTCAACCCAG ATGCCAAGGGCCTCTCCAACCCCAGTGAGGTAGAGGTCCTGCGGGAGAAAGTGTATGCATCACTGGAAACCTACTGCAAACAGAAGTACCCTGAGCAGCAGGGACG GTTTGCCAAGCTGCTGCTGCGTCTTCCTGCTCTCAGGTCCATAGGCCTTAAGTGTCTAGAGCATCTGTTTTTCTTCAAGCTCATTGGTGACACCCCCATTGACACCTTCCTCATGGAGATGCTTGAGGCTCCCCACCAGCTGGCCTGA
- the SLC39A7 gene encoding zinc transporter SLC39A7 yields the protein MARGLGAPHWVAVGLLTWAALGLLVAGHGGHGDMYEDLHEDFHGHSHRHSHEDFHHGHSHAHGHGHTHESIWHGHTHGHDHGHSHEDLHHGHSYGHSHESLYHGGHGHDHEHSSGGYGESAAPGIKQDLDTVTLWAYALGATVLISAAPYFVLFLIPVESNSPRHRSLLQILLSFASGGLLGDAFLHLIPHALEPHSHHHLEQPGHGHSHSGQGPILSVGLWVLSGIVAFLVVEKFVRHVKGGHGHSHGHGHTHGHAHGHTHGSHGRGRQEHPSKDKQSSEEEEKEAGGSRKRRGGGTRPKDGPVRPQNSEEEKAGSDLRVSGYLNLAADLAHNFTDGLAIGASFRGGRGLGILTTMTVLLHEVPHEVGDFAILVQSGCSKKQAMRLQLLTAVGALAGTACALLTEGGAVGSEVAGGTGPGWVLPFTAGGFIYVATVSVLPELLREASPLQSLLEVLGLLGGVVMMVLIAHLE from the exons ATGGCCAGAGGCCTGGGGGCCCCTCACTGGGTGGCCGTGGGACTGCTGACCTGGGCCGCCTTGGGGCTGCTAGTGGCCGGACACGGGGGTCATGGCGACATGTACGAAGACCTGCACGAGGACTTCCATGGCCACAGCCACAGGCACTCACATGAGGATTTCCACCAtggacacagccatgcccatggCCATGGCCACACTCATGAGAGCATCTGGCATGGACATACCCACGGTCACGACCATGGACATTCACATGAGGATTTGCACCATGGCCATAGTTATGGCCATTCCCATGAAAGCCTCTACCATGGAGGACACGGACATGACCATgagcacagctctggaggctatgGGGAGTCTGCGGCTCCGGGAATCAAGCAGGACCTGGACACTGTCACTCTCTGGGCCTAT GCACTGGGGGCCACAGTACTGATCTCTGCAGCTCCATATTTCGTCCTCTTCCTTATCCCTGTGGAGTCAAACTCCCCTCGGCACCGCTCTCTGCTCCAGATCTTGCTGAGTTTTGCTTCGGGTGGGCTCCTGGGAGATGCCTTCCTGCACCTCATCCCTCATGCTCTGG AACCCCATTCTCACCACCATCTGGAGCAGCCGGGACATGGACACTCCCACAGTG GCCAGGGCCCTATTCTGTCTGTGGGACTGTGGGTCCTTAGTGGAATTGTCGCCTTTCTTGTGGTGGAGAAATTTGTGAGACATGTGAAAGGAGGACATGGACACAGTCATGGACATGGACACACTCACGGACACGCTCACGGTCACACACATGGAAGTCATGGACGTGGAAGACAGG agCATCCTTCAAAGGATAAGCAGAgctcagaggaagaagaaaaggaagcagggGGGTCAAGGAAGAGGCGAGGAGGGGGCACAAGGCCCAAAGATGGACCAGTGAGACCTCAGAATTCTGAAGAGGAAAAAGCAGGTTCAG ACCTGCGTGTGTCAGGGTACCTGAATCTGGCTGCTGACCTGGCACACAACTTCACAGATGGTCTGGCCATTGGTGCTTCATTTCGAGGGGGTCGGGGGCTGGGAATCCTGACCACGATGACTGTCCTGCTACATGAAGTGCCCCATGAAGTTGGGGACTTTGCCATCTTGGTCCAGTCTGGCTGCAGCAAAAAGCAG GCGATGCGTCTACAACTACTGACGGCAGTAGGGGCACTGGCAGGCACAGCTTGTGCTCTCCTAACTGAAGGAGGGGCAGTGGGCAGTGAAGTTGCAGGCGGTACAGGTCCTGGCTGGGTTCTGCCATTCACTGCAGGTGGCTTTATCTACGTAGCAACGGTGTCCGTGTTGCCTGAGCTGTTGAGGGAGGCATCACCAT